Genomic segment of Nocardiopsis mwathae:
GTCGCCGTCCACGTCGACCAGGACGAACCGGCCGGGGTGCTCCGATTGGGCGGCGGCCACGAGCCCCCACACCGCGGCCTGCCCGGGAGCGGGGACGTCACCGGGCACCGCCGCGGTACCGCCGCGGGTGACCACGGCCAGCGCGGTGTCGGCGAGGCGGGGGTCGGCCAGCCAGGCACGGATGGTTGCGCGCGCCCACTGCGCCGCCGCGTGTGTCCCGCCGACGGGGTGGGCGTCGGATCCGCCCGGTGCGATGGGGCACACCGCCAGGGCGACCCGCGGTGCCGGTATGCCGGCGTCGATGGCCCGCGCCAGGGCGGCGGCGTCGAGGAACTCCCCCGCACGTGCTCCCGGCAGGGGCGCGGTGCCGCCGAGGACGGCCACGCCCTCGTCCGAGCCGGTCTCGGGAACGGACAGGGGCTCCCAGTCGAGGTGGTAGAGGGAGCCGGTGCGGCGGCCCAGGGCACTCAGCCAGTCGGCCGGGGCCTCGCGCAGCTCCAGGTCGGTGGTGAGGACCGGCGCTCCGGCCGGGTCGGTGGCGCGGACGGCCACGGTGTCGGGGCCGGTGCGGCGGAGCCGGACGCGCAGCTCGCGCGCGCCGACGGCGTGCAGGCACATGTCGCTCCAGCGGAACGGGACCAGCAGACCGCGGTCCGCCGGCTCGTCCAGGAGCAGGGCGTGCAGCGCGGCGTCCAGGAGCGCGGGGTGCAGGCCGTAGTCGGCTGGCTCCCCTCCGGAGTCGTCGGGCAGGGCGATGTCGGCGAACAGGTCGGGGCCGTCGCGCCAGGCGGCGTGCAGCCCGCGGAACGCCGGCCCGTAGCCGTAGCCGCGCTCGGCGAGGCGCTCGTAGGCGCGGTCGAGGTCGACGGGGGCGGCTCCGGGGGGCGGCCAGGCGGCGGGCAGGGGCTCCGCGCAGGGCGTTCCGTCGGCCAGGAGACCGGTGGCGTTGCGCGTCCAGGGACCGTCGCCGTCGAGCCGGGAGTGCACGGTGAACGGGCGCTCCCCCTCGGCGCCGGGGTGGTCCACGGTGAGGCGGACCTGGACGGTGTCGTCGCCGGTGAGCGGAAGCGGTGCGGCCATGTCCAGTTCGCGCACCCGGCGCCGACCGACCCGGTCTCCTGCCCGCAGCGCCAGCTCGGCGAAGCCGGCCGCGGGGAACAGGGGGGTGCCGTCGACGGTGTGCTCGGCGAGCCAGGCGACGCGGTGCGGCGACAGCCCCGCGGTGAGGACGGTGCCGTCATCGGCGAGGTCCACGGCCGCGCCCAGCAGGGGGTGGTCCACCGCGTCCACGCCGAGGGAGGCCGCGTCGGGCGCCGCGGTGGCGGGCGGCAGCCAGTACCGCTCCCGCTGGAAGGGGTAGGTGGGCAGGTCGACCCGGCGGGCGCCGGGCCGGGCCACGACCGGGGTCCAGTCGACCGGGGCGCCGTGCACGAAGGCCTCCGCGGCCGAGGCCAGGAACCGGTCCCAGCCTCCTTCGTGGCGGCGCAGCGTGCCGACGGCGGCGCCGGGCGCGTCGGCGGCCCCCAGGGTGTCCTCGATGGCTCCGGTCAGCACCGGGTGCGGGCTGATCTCGATGAACAGGCCGTGCCCGGCGTCGACCAGGGTCCGGACGGCCGCCCCGAAGCGGACCGGGCTGCGCAGCGCCCGGTACCAGTAGTCGGCGTCGAGCGGGGTGTCGGTGAGCCGGTCACCGGTCAGGGTGGAGAAGAAGGGCACGGCGGGCTCCCGGGGGTCGAGCCCCGCGAGGGCGGTGGTGACCTCGTCGCGCACCTCCGCCACGAAGGGGGTGTGGGAGGCGTAGTCGACGCCGATGCGATGCGCCCGGATGCCGGCCGTGGCGCAGTGGTCCAGCAGCTCGTAGACGGCGACGGCCTCACCCGCGGCGACCGTGGCGTTCGGGCCGTTGACGGTGGCGATGTGGAGCCGCCCGCGCCACGGTTCCAGAAGGCCGGCGGCCTGCTGCTCCGGGAGCGCCAGCGAGACCATGCCTCCGGTGCCGGCCAGGGCACCCACCGCGCGGCTGCGCAGCGCCACGGTCTTCGCGGCGTCGTCGAGGCTCAGCGCGCCGGTGACGCAGGCCGCGGCGATCTCGCCCTGCGAGTGGCCCACGACCGCGGCGGGGCGGACGCCCAGCGCACCCCAGGTGTGGGCGAGGGAGACCATGACGGCCCACAGCGTCGGCTGGACCACGTCCACCCGGTCGGGGGGCGGCGCGCCGGGGGCGCGGCGCAACGCGTCGAACAGGGACCAGCCGGTGAACCGCTCCAGGGCCGCGGCACAGGCCTCCATACGCTCTCGGAAAACCGGCGAGGCGTCGAGCAGCTCCACGGCCATCCCCGGCCATTGCGCGCCCTGGCCCGGGAACACGAACACCGGATCGCAGACGGGGCCGAGGGCGCCGCGGCGCCGCACCACGGCGGCGCCTACGGTGTCTCCGTCGCCGCGGGCGGCGGCGTCCAGGCCGCGGGCGACACCGTCGCGGTCGGCGGCCAGGACCACGGCGCGGTGCTCGAAGGTGGCGCGGGTGGTGGCCAGGGACAGGGCGCCGTCGGCGCCCGCCACGGCCGGGTCGGTCTCCACCGCGTCGCGCAGCCGCCGGGCGTGCGCGCGCAGGGCGTCGTCGCTCTTGGCCGACAGCACCCACGGCAGCACGGCGCCCCGGCCGGCGGGGTGCGGGAGGGTGTGGGGCGGGACCGCTGCCGCGGCGGTGTCGTCCGGGCGTTCCAGCACCATGTGGGCGTTGGTTCCGCTGATGCCGAACGAGGAGACCGCGGCGCGCCGCGGCCGGCCGCGGTCGGCCCAGGGGGTGGGGGCGGTGAGCAGGGCGATGCCGCCCTGGGACCAGTCGGCGTGCGGTGTGGGCGCGTCGACGTGGAGGGTGGGCGGGAGGGCGGCGTCGCGCATCGCCATGACCATCTTGATCACGCCGCCGACCCCGGCCGCGGCCTGGGCGTGGCCGATGTTGGACTTCAGCGATCCCAGCCACAGCGGGTCGTCGGGACCGTGTTCGCGCCCATAGGTGGCCAGCAGCGCGTTGGCCTCGATCGGGTCGCCGAGCCGGGTTCCGGTGCCGTGCGCCTCCACGGCGTCGACGTCGGCGGCGCCGAGGCGGGCGTCGGCGAGCGCGGCGCGGATGACGCGTTCCTGTGCCGCCCCGCTGGGTGCGGTCAGCCCGTTGGACGCGCCGTCCTGGTTGACGGCGCTGCCGCGGATGAGCGCGAGGACACGGTGGCCGCGGCTGCGGGCCAGGGACAGGGGTTCCAGGAGCAGGACGCCGACCCCTTCGGCCCAGGCGGTGCCGTCGGCCGCGGCGGCGAACGCCTTGCAGCGGGCGTCGGGGGCCAGTCCCTGCTGGCGGCTGAACTCGGTGAACATGCCGGGGCCCGACATGACAGCGGCACCACCGGCCAGCGCGAGGTCGCAGGAGCCGCTGCGCAGGTCGCGGACGGCGAGGTGGAGGGCGACCAGCGAGGAGGAGCAGGCGGTGTCGACGGTGACGGCCGGCCCCTCCAGGCCGAGGGAGTAGGCCACACGGCCGGAGAGCACGCTGGCGGTGCCGCCGGTGAGCAGCAGCCCCTCCAGGTCGCGGGGGGCGTCGTGCAGCCGCGGGCCGTAGTCGGGGGACATCGCGCCGACGAACACGCCGGTGCGGCTGCCGTGCATGCTCGCGGGGTCGATCCCGGCGCGTTCGAGGGCCTCCCAGGAGGTCTCCAGCAGGAGCCGCTGCTGGGGGTCCATGGCCAGTGCCTCGCGGGGGCTGATCCCGAAGAATCCGGCGTCGAACTCGGTCGCCCGGTGCAGGAACCCGCCTTCGCGCACGGAGCTGTGGCCGTGGGTGCCGGAGTCGCCGCCGAACAGCCGGGAGAGGTCCCAGCCGCGGTCATGGGGGAAGGGGCCGATGGCGTCGACTCCACCGGTGACCAGGCGCCACAGGTCTTCTGGGCTGTCGGCGCCGCCGGGGTAGCGGCAGGCCATACCCACGATGGCGATCGGCTCGGCCGGGTCGGGGGCCGCAGGTGCGGGCACGAGCGGCGGGGGTGGCGCGGAGGTCGCGGAACGGGACGGCTCGGGTCGGGGTGCCGGGTCGGCGGGCGGGAGGCCGAAAGCGGTGGGGGCCGTGGACCGGTCGGGCCGTTGCGGCGGGGCCGACAGCCCGGCGATGCGGCGGGCGAGCACGGCCGGGGTGGGGTGGTCGAAGATCAGGGTGTCGGGCAGGGACACCTCGCTGACCTTGCGCAGGCGGGCCCCCAGCGCGGCGGAGTCGTGGGAGTCGAACCCGAGCTCGGTGAAGGTGAGTGCGGGGTCGATCGCCTCGGGGCCGGTGTGGCCCAGGAGGTCGGCCGCTGCGGTGCGGACGGTGGCGAGGGCGTGACGGTACCGCGCCTCTTCGGCGGCGGGGGTGTCGGAGGCGGTGGCCGGGGCGGGGTGGGCGGGGAGCGTCTGCTGCGGCGATTCCGGCACAGGTTCCGACGCCGCATCGGTGTGGTCCGGGGTGTCGTCGGTGGCGGACGGGTCCGGCCTCCGGGACAGCCAGTGCGGCTCGCGCTGGAAGGCGTAGGTGGGCAGGGTGGGCCTGGTCCGCGGATGACCGCCGCCGCGCGGCAGCAGCCGTGCCCAGTCGACCTCGACACCGCTGACGTGCAGTTCGCAGAGCGTTCGGACGATGTGTGCGGGAGACCCGCCGTCGGCCTCGCCCGCCGTGGCCCCGACGAGCGGGCCGGGCGGTGCGCCATCCCGAACCGGGCCGCTCTCGGCGGGCCCGCCGACGGCCAGGACCACCCCGGCCCCCAGGTCGTGCGGCGTGCGGCCCGCCGCTGCGGCGCGGGTGTCGGAG
This window contains:
- a CDS encoding type I polyketide synthase; translation: MGLDGYETHGFEVGAEPGGEVAVIGLACRFPGADGPEEFWRLLDDGRSAVREIPPERASAGTPPVRWGGYLDRVDAFDAGFFRIAPNEAAAMDPQQRLMLELGWEALEDAGIVPAVLRGTDTGVFTGAFTHDYATLVHREGADAITRHTLTGLDHGIIANRLSHILGLHGPSMTVDAGQASGLVAVDMAVESLRRGGCELAIAGAVNLILAPDSGLTTWKFGALSPDGRCYTFDARANGYVRGEGGGAVVLKPLAQALADGDPVYCVIRGSAVNNDGATDSLTVPSGAAQAAVARRACAQARTDPADVQYVELHGTGTPVGDPVEAAALGAAYGAARACGHPLAVGSVKTNIGHLEGAAGIAGLIKTALSIHHRRLPASLNFTAPNPRIPLDELNLRVRTATGPWPRPGRPLVAGVSSFGMGGTNCHLLLAEPPPVPAAEHPRTASGTALPWTVSGTTPAALRDQAARLRDHIARRPDADVGEVAHALATTRTAFRRRAAVVATDRAGFLRGLAALADGADTPEVVRGTALPDPVPAVAFTGAATRRPRIHPRLVEAFPVFARALDGACAALGPRLGPPVRAVLHGRVPPGGEFVQPALFAADVALFRLFEEWGLSPGLVAGEGLGEITAAHVAGVLELADAGLLVAARARLGRVPPGTDRAADPAAEEFARSAARCAAWPPRIPLVSARTGGLATAEVCSADHWLGHADAARGSDTRAAAAGRTPHDLGAGVVLAVGGPAESGPVRDGAPPGPLVGATAGEADGGSPAHIVRTLCELHVSGVEVDWARLLPRGGGHPRTRPTLPTYAFQREPHWLSRRPDPSATDDTPDHTDAASEPVPESPQQTLPAHPAPATASDTPAAEEARYRHALATVRTAAADLLGHTGPEAIDPALTFTELGFDSHDSAALGARLRKVSEVSLPDTLIFDHPTPAVLARRIAGLSAPPQRPDRSTAPTAFGLPPADPAPRPEPSRSATSAPPPPLVPAPAAPDPAEPIAIVGMACRYPGGADSPEDLWRLVTGGVDAIGPFPHDRGWDLSRLFGGDSGTHGHSSVREGGFLHRATEFDAGFFGISPREALAMDPQQRLLLETSWEALERAGIDPASMHGSRTGVFVGAMSPDYGPRLHDAPRDLEGLLLTGGTASVLSGRVAYSLGLEGPAVTVDTACSSSLVALHLAVRDLRSGSCDLALAGGAAVMSGPGMFTEFSRQQGLAPDARCKAFAAAADGTAWAEGVGVLLLEPLSLARSRGHRVLALIRGSAVNQDGASNGLTAPSGAAQERVIRAALADARLGAADVDAVEAHGTGTRLGDPIEANALLATYGREHGPDDPLWLGSLKSNIGHAQAAAGVGGVIKMVMAMRDAALPPTLHVDAPTPHADWSQGGIALLTAPTPWADRGRPRRAAVSSFGISGTNAHMVLERPDDTAAAAVPPHTLPHPAGRGAVLPWVLSAKSDDALRAHARRLRDAVETDPAVAGADGALSLATTRATFEHRAVVLAADRDGVARGLDAAARGDGDTVGAAVVRRRGALGPVCDPVFVFPGQGAQWPGMAVELLDASPVFRERMEACAAALERFTGWSLFDALRRAPGAPPPDRVDVVQPTLWAVMVSLAHTWGALGVRPAAVVGHSQGEIAAACVTGALSLDDAAKTVALRSRAVGALAGTGGMVSLALPEQQAAGLLEPWRGRLHIATVNGPNATVAAGEAVAVYELLDHCATAGIRAHRIGVDYASHTPFVAEVRDEVTTALAGLDPREPAVPFFSTLTGDRLTDTPLDADYWYRALRSPVRFGAAVRTLVDAGHGLFIEISPHPVLTGAIEDTLGAADAPGAAVGTLRRHEGGWDRFLASAAEAFVHGAPVDWTPVVARPGARRVDLPTYPFQRERYWLPPATAAPDAASLGVDAVDHPLLGAAVDLADDGTVLTAGLSPHRVAWLAEHTVDGTPLFPAAGFAELALRAGDRVGRRRVRELDMAAPLPLTGDDTVQVRLTVDHPGAEGERPFTVHSRLDGDGPWTRNATGLLADGTPCAEPLPAAWPPPGAAPVDLDRAYERLAERGYGYGPAFRGLHAAWRDGPDLFADIALPDDSGGEPADYGLHPALLDAALHALLLDEPADRGLLVPFRWSDMCLHAVGARELRVRLRRTGPDTVAVRATDPAGAPVLTTDLELREAPADWLSALGRRTGSLYHLDWEPLSVPETGSDEGVAVLGGTAPLPGARAGEFLDAAALARAIDAGIPAPRVALAVCPIAPGGSDAHPVGGTHAAAQWARATIRAWLADPRLADTALAVVTRGGTAAVPGDVPAPGQAAVWGLVAAAQSEHPGRFVLVDVDGDLRSPAALTALLGTGEPRIAVRRGGGRVPRLARHSTAPPLSVAPGWRLDAGGTGGVDDLAPVAVTDLPLGRTEVRVDVRAAGLNFRDVLIAVGLYPGGGTMGCEAAGVVTEIGPDVTGLRPGDRVMGLFDGAFGPTAVTDYRRLVPVPDAWPDTLAAAVPVVHATAYHALVEVAAVTKGDSVLIHAATGGVGTAAVRLARHLGAEVFATAHPAKWPVLRAMGLDDEHIASSRTAEFEERFRQVTSGRGVDVVLNALAGDLTDASLRLLAPGGRFVEMGRTDVRDPDEVAAAHPGTAYHPIDLLELPHDRVRALLEEVTGLLREARLDAPPVAVWDLRHAPEALRHLSRAEHTGKVVLSVPRAADPEGTALITGGTGTLGALVARHLVTAHGVRHLVLAGRRGPDAPGAERLRDELAALGATVALAACDVADRSALAAVIDAIPAEHPLTTVVHAAGVLEDAPSETMTAEALDRALGAKADAAWHLHELTRDRDLAAFVLFSSAIGVLGGPGQGAYAAANTALDALARHRHALGLPGVSLAWGLWQQASGMTGHLGDGDRARLARLGLAPMPTERGLALFDAALSLGRPHLVPADLDTASPVAASVPPPPPLRGLLRIPDRPAARTSPAARAPWAADVPPAERRRALLDLVRREAAAVLGHSGTAGIPPHRPFSEAGFDSLTSVELRNRLAAATGVRGPSSLLFDHPTPSALSGWLAGRLSPEEGQGGGAPAQPTAPDTATDEARRALDGIPPAVLRASGLLDALLDLARTPGDPADSAVPRPRDSDDPIDAMAAEELVNLALDDHRDHTGSAGHGG